GCGGTGGCGCTGACCCGGCGACGGGTGGTCGACCACGGGCGGCTGGCGGCGAGCCTCTGTGCGCCGACCCGCCCCGCCTGAACCCGCCCCTCCCGCCCGAACGGAACCCCGCATGCTGCTCGACCCTCGCGGGCCGCGGTTCGCCGCCGCCCTCACCACCGTCGTCCTCGCCGTCGCGCTGGTCACCGGCTCCGGCTGGCTCGTGCTCGCCCAGGCCGCCGTCTTCGCGATCACCGCCGCCAACCCGCGCCTCGGCCCGTACGGCCTGCTCTTCCGCCTCCTGGTGGCACCCCGGCTGCGGCCCCCGGCCGAGCTGGAACCGGTCGCGCCGGTCCGGTTCGCCCAGCTCGTCGGCCTGGTCTTCGCCACCACCGGGGCCGTCGGCTACCTGACCGGCGTGTCCGCGCTCGGGCTCGGCGCCACCGCCGCGGCGCTCGCCGCCGCCTTCCTCAACGCCGCCTTCGACGTCTGCCTCGGCTGCGAGGGCTACCTGGCGTTCCGGCGGCTCACCGGCCGTCCCGTCGCCGCCCGGGTGCCCGCCCCCACCGCCTGACCGCGCACCCCACCTCGTCCGCTCCGCCGCCGGGAGCACCCCGTCGACGGATCACCGGCCGGTGCGGGAATCCGTACCCTGGCTCCGGTGACGGCGGAGAGCGGCACGCGCGACGAACGGCCCCGGCTCCACCGGCGGCACCTGCTCGTCGCCGCCGGTGGCCTCGCGGTGGCCGGTGTCGGCGTCCCCGTGGCGCTCGCCGCCACCGCCGACCCGCCACCGCCGACGCCGGTGCGGGGTCGCCGCCCGATCAGCATGGCCATGCACCTGCACGCCTCGTTCAGCGAGGGCACCGCCAGCTTCGCCGCCCACCTCGACCAGGCGCAGCGGCACGGCGTCGACGTGATCTGGTGGACCGACCACGACTTCCGCGTCGCCGCCCACGACCACCGCCGCGCGGTCCACTTCGACGGCGCACAGGAGCCGGAGGGCGGGCTCGCCTGGACCTGGACGGCGTCCACCGAGGGCCGACTCACCGCGTCGGCCGCCGACTTCGTCGACACGCCGCACGCCACCGACGACCCCGGGAAGGCGCTGCGGCTGGCCGCGGCCGGCGACGGCATCCTCTGGTACGCCGGCAAGGCGTGGAACTGGACGCACACCGGCAACATCTCCGACACCACCCTCCACCTCGACGTACTGCCCGAGGAGTCCGGGCCGGACGCCACCCTGATCGTCGAGATCGCGCTGTCCCACCACCCGGCCCGTGCCGGTCGACCCGCCGGCCAGCACGTCCTGCGCTACCGCCTCGGCGCGGCCCGCACCGCCGGCCACCGGACCGACGGCCTGCGCGGCACGATCGACCTGCCCGCGCCGACAGGGCAGTGGCGTCGGCACACCCTGCCGCTGCTGGCGGACGTCCGGCGGCTCTGGCCCGACCTGGTCGCCGGGGACAACTCGCTGTGCGGGCTGCGCCTCGGGGTCGACGTACGCGGGTCGACGCGGGGCAGCTTCGTCGTGGACCGGCTGGTCTTCGAGCGGGCCCGCCGCGCCGGCCAGGCCGGCGAGGACCTCCGCGCCGAGGTGCTGCGCGGGTACGCCGGCCGGTTCCCCGGGGTCACCCACCATCGGGCGTACGAGGTGTCCATGGTGCGGCACCTCAACTGGTTCGGCGGGGACCAGACCCTGCCGGCGTTCCCGTCCCCGCCGTACCGGGACAACGACGTGGGCCGCACCGAGCGGATGATCGAGTTCCTGCACGCGCACGGCGGGGTGGTCTGCTGGAACCACCCGCTCGACGTGGAGAACCGGGAGTCCCTGGCCCGGCTGATGGTGCAGCGGAACAACCTCGGCGCCGACCTGATCGAGATCGGTCGCGCGCCCGTCGACAACTACCTCTGGGCGTACGACGTGGCCGCCCGCAAC
This genomic interval from Micromonospora sp. CCTCC AA 2012012 contains the following:
- a CDS encoding DUF4395 domain-containing protein, which translates into the protein MLLDPRGPRFAAALTTVVLAVALVTGSGWLVLAQAAVFAITAANPRLGPYGLLFRLLVAPRLRPPAELEPVAPVRFAQLVGLVFATTGAVGYLTGVSALGLGATAAALAAAFLNAAFDVCLGCEGYLAFRRLTGRPVAARVPAPTA